Proteins from one Impatiens glandulifera chromosome 2, dImpGla2.1, whole genome shotgun sequence genomic window:
- the LOC124924724 gene encoding xyloglucan endotransglucosylase/hydrolase 2-like — MAAKLVIFFFSVLIGCRAAASAAGNLFLRDFDITWGEGRTEFNNRGKVLSLSLDKDSGSAFQSKKKYMFGRFDIQMKLVPGNSAGTVTSFYLSSLGNAHDEIDFEFLGNLSGDPYILHTNVFSQGGGGREQQFYLWFDPTIDFHTYSIVWTPKQIMLCVDGIAIREFKNLESIGVPYPNNQSMRVYGSLWNADFWATRGGLVKTDWSKAPFIASYKNFNAIDWSSSSSSSSCGSNPIRRRGGDSGSDSDWEMEERVKWVKKKYMIYDYCQDLEKHSHGLPSECLLAAAPPPPPPPPPPTPARTRRQKMKNKHVVIGVV, encoded by the exons ATGGCTGCTAAGCTGgttattttcttcttctctgtATTGATTGGATGCAGGGCGGCTGCTTCTGCTGCTGGGAATCTCTTCCTCAGGGATTTCGATATAACATGGGGAGAAGGAAGAACAGAGTTTAATAATAGAGGAAAAGTTCTTAGTCTATCACTTGATAAAGACTCTGGATCCGCTTTTCAATCAAAGAAAAAGTATATGTTTGGGAGATTTGATATTCAAATGAAACTAGTCCCTGGAAACTCCGCCGGCACCGTGACTTCATTTTACTTGTCCTCGCTTGGAAATGCCCACGACGAGATAGATTTCGAGTTCTTGGGGAATTTGAGTGGAGATCCTTACATTCTTCATACTAATGTATTCAGTCAAGGTGGAGGAGGAAGAGAACAACAGTTTTATCTATGGTTTGATCCAACTATTGATTTCCATACTTATTCCATCGTTTGGACGCCCAAACAAATCAT GCTTTGTGTGGATGGAATAGCTATTAGAGAATTCAAGAACTTGGAATCAATTGGTGTGCCATATCCAAATAATCAATCTATGAGAGTATATGGAAGTTTATGGAATGCTGATTTTTGGGCAACAAGAGGTGGGCTTGTTAAGACGGATTGGAGTAAGGCTCCATTCATAGCTTCTTACAAGAACTTCAATGCAATTGATTggtcttcatcttcttcatcatcttcatgtGGGTCGAATCCTATAAGGAGGAGAGGAGGAGATTCGGGGTCGGATTCAGATTGGGAAATGGAAGAAAGGGTGAAATGGGTGAAGAAGAAATACATGATATATGATTATTGTCAGGATCTTGAGAAACATTCTCATGGTCTTCCTTCAGAATGTTTACTGGCGGCGGCGCCACCGCCaccgccaccaccaccaccgccaACGCCGGCGAGAACACGGCGgcagaagatgaagaacaaacaTGTTGTTATTGgtgttgtttaa
- the LOC124926170 gene encoding 40S ribosomal protein S17 has translation MGRVRTKTVKKSSRHIIERYYSKMTLDFHTNKKIMEEVAIIPSKRLRNKIAGFTTHLMKRIQRGPVRGISLKLQEEERERRMDYVPEESAIKTDVIEVDKETLDMLSSLGMSDLPGVIKAEVEPQSFAASAPFGRGGAAGGFKKRY, from the coding sequence ATGGGTCGTGTTCGCACCAAGACAGTGAAGAAATCCTCAAGGCATATCATTGAGAGGTACTATTCCAAGATGACATTGGATTTCCATACTAACAAGAAGATAATGGAGGAAGTTGCTATAATCCCTTCAAAGCGTTTGAGGAACAAGATTGCTGGTTTCACTACTCATTTGATGAAGAGGATTCAGAGAGGACCAGTTAGAGGTATCTCATTGAAGCTGCAAGAAGAGGAGCGTGAGAGGCGTATGGATTATGTTCCAGAAGAATCTGCAATCAAGACTGATGTTATTGAGGTTGATAAAGAGACTCTTGACATGCTTTCTTCCCTTGGAATGAGCGATCTTCCGGGTGTTATCAAAGCTGAAGTTGAGCCTCAGTCTTTTGCTGCATCTGCACCTTTTGGTAGGGGGGGTGCTGCTGGGGGTTTCAAGAAGAGGTACTGA